From a single Tumebacillus sp. BK434 genomic region:
- a CDS encoding ATP-binding protein: protein MLKSIQWKLVLMYLLVILVAMQVIGFYFIQRVNAHFINSFQEKVSGQLLVLADVLPPYLSDNRQKSNLQNDIGFLADSFASAAGAEINIINNQQILIATSGNENYLEQKSIQPEVTRALLGSQAESIKVDPKDEQRYLYLAIPVKEGNAVLGAVYCVAPLSSVYQTIHDITVIFYTGTVIAVLLTAGLIILLSRTITNPIVEITKKAGMMARGDFDQTVTVRSDDEIGQLAEMFNTLRVRLREALTENKQEQDKLEAILQHMSDGVLAIDRDGGIILANPAAAKMLNAETVDELLERSLDSAIIFGEEGNTELLLTAVSEFTLEGPSGRIVQAYSVPFRGESGEDGGAVVVLRDVTEEEYADRARRDFVANVSHEIRTPLTTIKSYIEALEDGAIESPDHARRFLSVIHGETERMTRLVSDLLQLSRLDSNRDNLRTAPHVLRDLVQTACFRFTMHLQREEVSLSFEVPANLSVNVDADKLDQVFDNLISNAVKYTQSGGRVRIRAHRPSGKFILVQVIDTGMGIPKHDLPLIFDRFYRVDKARSRAQGGTGLGLSIAKQIIEMHGGQIQIDSEEGVGTTVSFTLPAATGGA from the coding sequence TTGCTCAAAAGCATCCAGTGGAAGCTCGTCCTGATGTACCTGCTGGTGATCCTCGTTGCGATGCAGGTGATCGGCTTTTACTTCATCCAGCGGGTCAACGCCCACTTCATCAACTCGTTCCAGGAAAAAGTCTCCGGCCAGCTCCTCGTGCTCGCCGACGTCCTGCCGCCGTACCTCAGTGACAACCGGCAGAAAAGCAACCTGCAAAATGACATCGGGTTTCTCGCCGACTCGTTTGCCAGTGCCGCCGGGGCGGAGATCAACATCATCAACAACCAGCAGATCCTCATCGCCACCTCCGGCAATGAGAACTATTTGGAGCAGAAAAGCATCCAGCCGGAAGTGACCCGCGCCTTGCTCGGCAGCCAGGCGGAGTCGATCAAAGTCGACCCGAAAGACGAGCAGCGCTATCTCTACCTCGCGATCCCGGTCAAAGAAGGCAACGCTGTGCTCGGCGCTGTCTATTGCGTCGCGCCGCTGTCGTCCGTCTACCAGACGATCCACGACATCACGGTGATCTTCTACACCGGCACCGTGATCGCCGTCCTGCTTACGGCCGGTCTGATCATCCTGCTCTCGCGCACGATCACCAACCCGATCGTCGAAATCACCAAAAAAGCAGGCATGATGGCCCGCGGCGATTTTGACCAGACGGTGACGGTGCGCTCCGATGACGAGATCGGCCAGCTCGCCGAAATGTTCAACACCTTGCGCGTCCGGCTCCGGGAAGCGTTGACAGAAAATAAGCAAGAGCAGGACAAATTGGAAGCGATCCTCCAACACATGTCGGACGGGGTGCTGGCGATCGACCGCGACGGCGGCATCATCCTCGCCAATCCGGCGGCGGCCAAAATGCTCAACGCGGAAACGGTGGATGAGCTGCTCGAACGCTCGCTGGACTCGGCGATCATCTTCGGCGAAGAAGGCAACACCGAACTCCTGCTCACCGCCGTCTCCGAATTCACGTTGGAGGGTCCGTCCGGCCGCATCGTCCAAGCATACTCCGTGCCGTTTCGCGGGGAGAGCGGCGAAGACGGCGGCGCGGTGGTCGTCTTGCGCGACGTGACGGAAGAAGAGTACGCAGACCGCGCCCGCCGCGATTTTGTTGCCAACGTGTCGCATGAGATCCGCACGCCGCTGACGACGATCAAAAGCTACATCGAAGCGCTCGAAGACGGCGCCATCGAGTCGCCCGACCACGCCCGTCGCTTCCTCTCCGTCATCCACGGCGAGACGGAGCGCATGACGCGGCTGGTCAGCGACCTGTTGCAGCTGTCGCGCCTCGACTCCAACCGCGACAACTTGCGCACCGCGCCGCACGTCCTGCGCGACTTGGTGCAGACCGCCTGCTTCCGCTTCACGATGCATCTGCAGCGCGAAGAGGTCTCCTTGTCCTTCGAAGTGCCGGCCAATCTGTCGGTCAACGTCGATGCGGACAAGCTCGATCAGGTGTTTGACAACCTGATCTCCAACGCCGTCAAATACACGCAAAGCGGCGGGCGCGTCCGGATTCGGGCGCATCGCCCCAGCGGCAAATTCATACTTGTGCAGGTCATCGACACCGGAATGGGCATTCCCAAGCATGACCTGCCGCTGATCTTCGACCGTTTCTACCGCGTTGACAAAGCCCGTTCCCGCGCCCAAGGCGGCACCGGGCTCGGCTTGTCGATCGCCAAACAGATCATCGAGATGCACGGCGGGCAGATCCAGATCGACAGCGAAGAAGGAGTTGGGACGACCGTTTCCTTTACGCTGCCGGCTGCGACGGGAGGTGCGTGA
- a CDS encoding DNA adenine methylase has protein sequence MTIPHPIPYQGSKRQLAEKILQYFPSEVETLIEPFAGSAAITLAAAQKSLAKHFVINDINQPLMELWKEIIQNPSQIAKCYEEVWNEQLGKERDYYDLVRVRFNRYHQPTDLLYLLARCVKAAVRYNSKGEFNQGADNRRKGRMPSKMKKDILEASKLLYGRTVIHSLNFLEVAMMANDKDLVYMDPPYQGVNKGASHRYISGLDSCEFIDALDMLNKNNISYILSYDGRTGTKVFGEMLPSHLELMHVEIEAGTSSQSTLLGKNDITFESLYLSPALIKRMDQSEYQKQLQLSL, from the coding sequence ATGACTATCCCACATCCTATACCTTATCAAGGGAGCAAACGACAATTAGCAGAAAAGATTCTTCAGTATTTCCCGTCGGAAGTAGAAACTTTGATCGAACCTTTTGCGGGATCTGCTGCGATCACATTGGCTGCGGCTCAGAAATCTTTAGCAAAACACTTTGTTATTAATGACATTAACCAACCCCTTATGGAACTTTGGAAGGAAATTATTCAAAATCCTTCTCAGATTGCAAAATGTTATGAGGAAGTTTGGAACGAACAACTTGGGAAGGAACGCGATTATTATGATCTTGTACGAGTCAGATTTAATAGATATCACCAGCCCACTGACCTACTCTATCTATTAGCACGGTGCGTCAAAGCGGCAGTCAGATACAATTCAAAAGGTGAGTTTAATCAAGGAGCAGACAACAGAAGGAAAGGGAGAATGCCCTCAAAAATGAAAAAGGACATATTAGAAGCATCTAAACTATTGTATGGGAGAACGGTTATCCATTCGTTGAATTTCCTTGAAGTGGCTATGATGGCGAATGATAAAGATTTGGTCTATATGGACCCTCCGTATCAAGGGGTAAATAAGGGAGCTAGTCATCGATATATTAGTGGATTGGATTCATGTGAATTTATTGATGCGTTGGATATGTTGAATAAAAACAACATTTCGTATATTTTGAGTTATGATGGACGAACTGGAACGAAGGTGTTTGGAGAAATGTTGCCTAGTCACCTAGAGTTAATGCATGTTGAGATAGAGGCTGGTACGTCATCTCAATCAACTTTGTTGGGGAAGAATGACATAACATTTGAGTCTCTCTATCTCTCTCCTGCTTTAATCAAGAGAATGGACCAATCAGAATATCAAAAACAGTTACAATTGTCTCTATAG
- the rlmH gene encoding 23S rRNA (pseudouridine(1915)-N(3))-methyltransferase RlmH: MQINLLAVGKLKEKYWTGAVDEYAKRLSSYCKVNIVEVPDEPTPDNASAAQEEVIKKKEADKLLAKVGERDYVIALAIQGKSVTSEEFAEHLDKMATQGYSTFTFVIGGSLGLHEDVLKRANYKLSFSKFTFPHQMVRVILLEQVYRAFRIQRGEPYHK; this comes from the coding sequence GTGCAGATTAATCTGCTTGCCGTCGGCAAGCTCAAAGAAAAATACTGGACCGGAGCCGTCGACGAATATGCGAAGCGGCTCTCTTCATATTGCAAAGTGAACATCGTGGAAGTCCCGGACGAGCCGACCCCGGACAATGCGTCGGCCGCACAGGAAGAGGTGATTAAGAAGAAAGAAGCGGATAAGCTGCTTGCGAAGGTTGGGGAGCGGGACTATGTGATCGCGCTGGCGATCCAAGGGAAGAGTGTGACGTCGGAGGAGTTCGCGGAGCATTTGGATAAGATGGCGACGCAGGGGTACAGCACGTTTACGTTCGTCATTGGCGGGTCGCTTGGACTGCATGAAGATGTGTTGAAGCGGGCGAATTATAAGCTGTCTTTCTCGAAGTTCACGTTTCCGCACCAAATGGTGAGGGTAATTCTGCTCGAGCAGGTATATCGGGCGTTTCGGATTCAGCGGGGGGAACCTTACCACAAATAG
- the yycI gene encoding two-component system regulatory protein YycI, protein MDWSKAKTYLILTFLLLDLVLGYQYYTSQQEALGYVQSFDTQLDELKEVLHERKMMLVTDVPKETPVMNFIQVGHPKEPIQQIAERMLQEDRLIENDQSKGTMKFRSLEGEFEVTPDGFFRLRFEPGLMKADRDLGTKRGQYALQRIAPYVWHGAMYKEDVAVNNFAKGTTTLRYLQSYERYPIFSAVLEINLQDAEIISYNQKALEVGEQEERGQRVISAIGAIRTVAETQDPAEVADPSGITTIHDVKLGYYSQNYVGADVWYLAPMWRIVTDHKVFYVNALTGQLEDNGA, encoded by the coding sequence GTGGATTGGAGTAAAGCGAAGACCTATCTGATCCTGACCTTCCTGCTGCTCGACCTCGTGCTCGGCTATCAGTATTACACCTCGCAGCAGGAAGCGCTCGGCTATGTGCAGTCGTTCGACACGCAGCTCGATGAGCTGAAAGAAGTCCTGCACGAACGCAAGATGATGCTCGTCACCGATGTGCCGAAAGAGACGCCGGTGATGAACTTCATTCAGGTCGGCCACCCCAAAGAGCCGATCCAGCAGATCGCCGAAAGGATGCTGCAGGAGGACCGGCTGATCGAAAACGACCAGAGCAAAGGCACGATGAAGTTCCGCTCGCTGGAAGGGGAGTTCGAAGTGACCCCGGACGGCTTTTTCCGGCTCCGCTTCGAGCCGGGTCTGATGAAAGCGGATAGAGACCTCGGCACCAAGCGCGGCCAGTATGCTTTGCAGCGCATCGCTCCCTATGTCTGGCACGGCGCGATGTACAAAGAAGACGTCGCCGTGAACAATTTTGCCAAAGGGACGACGACCTTGCGCTATCTGCAGAGCTATGAGCGCTATCCGATCTTCTCGGCGGTGCTGGAGATCAACCTTCAAGATGCTGAGATCATCAGTTATAATCAAAAGGCGCTGGAAGTTGGCGAACAGGAAGAGCGCGGCCAGCGCGTCATCTCGGCGATCGGGGCCATCCGCACCGTCGCGGAGACGCAAGACCCGGCCGAAGTTGCCGATCCGTCCGGGATCACGACGATCCATGATGTCAAACTGGGCTATTACTCACAGAACTACGTCGGTGCCGACGTCTGGTACCTCGCGCCGATGTGGCGGATTGTGACCGATCATAAAGTATTCTACGTGAACGCCTTGACAGGCCAGTTGGAGGACAACGGAGCGTGA
- a CDS encoding recombinase family protein encodes MDLQRVAIYARVSTEEQAEHGFSIDAQIETLESYCKATQKVVVQKNVDRGVSGKSMKGRLELQAMLEAAANSEFDEVIVWKINRLARNQVDLLNIVDHLNKNNVGFRSYSEPNIETTTPTGKFLFTMLGAVGELERNTIVDNVKLGMKQRARQGKWNGGTVLGYQTVDDTLQVVPAEAALVTRIFELYASGRGYKAIANLLNHEGHQTKRGKPFGINSIEGILKNPLYMGKIRYNVRVDWNEKRRKGRNPDPIIVDGQHEPIISEELWEQVKKLIQSKGGKQKRVHDNDFFLTGLLRCLQCGAGMVMQRNTSRRKTGNVTLLYYTCGAFKNKGSAVCKANTIRKEVAEDYVIKRLKEVILQPSILEDVVKKINATMSGKIKPLEDELRGIDKSLTSIDAKKQKLFKLYEDDLIDKDDLSKRFDALKDEYAKLEARKEEISPQLQDQNRNPIAYSFVQSVLTQFDKLLRSAPPEQQKALLRLIIKKITIKKDRRKIESIELCFDEEVQTYFLGQAPSANAGGAFRMPRKRADWIGMIRPFTIAI; translated from the coding sequence ATGGATCTGCAAAGAGTCGCCATCTACGCCCGTGTTAGCACCGAAGAACAAGCCGAACACGGGTTCAGCATCGACGCTCAAATCGAGACGCTTGAGAGCTACTGCAAAGCCACTCAGAAAGTCGTCGTCCAGAAGAATGTAGACCGGGGTGTATCCGGCAAGTCAATGAAAGGTCGCCTTGAACTGCAAGCGATGCTTGAGGCCGCCGCTAATAGCGAATTTGACGAGGTCATCGTCTGGAAGATCAACCGTCTCGCCCGCAATCAGGTCGATCTGCTGAACATCGTTGACCACCTCAACAAAAACAACGTCGGCTTCCGAAGCTACAGCGAGCCGAACATCGAAACCACCACCCCTACAGGCAAGTTCCTTTTTACTATGCTGGGGGCGGTCGGTGAACTCGAACGCAACACGATCGTAGACAATGTAAAGCTCGGCATGAAGCAACGAGCGCGACAAGGGAAATGGAACGGTGGTACCGTGCTTGGGTATCAAACGGTGGACGACACTTTACAGGTCGTCCCCGCAGAAGCCGCCTTAGTCACGCGCATCTTTGAACTGTACGCATCAGGCAGAGGCTACAAGGCGATTGCCAACCTCTTGAACCACGAAGGACACCAAACCAAGCGGGGCAAGCCTTTCGGTATCAATTCCATCGAAGGCATCCTGAAAAATCCGCTCTACATGGGCAAGATTCGGTACAACGTTCGTGTGGACTGGAACGAAAAACGCCGCAAGGGAAGGAACCCCGACCCGATCATCGTAGACGGCCAGCACGAACCCATCATCTCGGAAGAGCTATGGGAACAGGTGAAAAAGCTCATTCAGAGCAAGGGCGGGAAGCAAAAGCGAGTTCACGACAACGATTTCTTCCTCACAGGACTTTTGAGATGCCTGCAATGCGGCGCGGGGATGGTCATGCAACGAAACACCAGCCGACGGAAGACAGGAAATGTGACGCTACTCTACTACACTTGCGGGGCCTTCAAAAACAAAGGCTCTGCCGTTTGCAAGGCCAACACCATCCGTAAAGAAGTCGCGGAAGACTACGTAATCAAGCGATTGAAGGAGGTGATTCTGCAACCCAGCATTCTCGAAGATGTCGTCAAAAAGATCAACGCCACGATGTCCGGCAAGATTAAACCACTAGAAGACGAGCTTCGTGGCATCGACAAATCCTTAACCAGCATCGACGCAAAGAAGCAAAAGCTGTTCAAACTCTACGAAGACGACCTGATCGACAAGGATGATCTGAGCAAACGGTTTGATGCTCTAAAGGACGAGTACGCGAAGCTAGAGGCGCGAAAAGAAGAGATTTCGCCGCAACTCCAAGACCAAAACCGTAACCCGATCGCCTACTCGTTCGTCCAGTCTGTTCTCACCCAGTTTGACAAGCTCCTTCGCTCTGCTCCACCTGAGCAACAAAAGGCACTCTTGCGGCTCATCATTAAGAAGATCACGATCAAGAAAGACCGACGAAAGATCGAGAGCATCGAGCTCTGCTTCGATGAAGAAGTGCAAACGTATTTCCTGGGCCAAGCCCCTTCTGCTAACGCGGGAGGGGCTTTTCGTATGCCTAGAAAGAGAGCCGACTGGATCGGCATGATTCGTCCATTCACCATCGCCATCTAA
- a CDS encoding HNH endonuclease, translating into MNKEDLSPEFLELLKSVTEKRPKQVIDHILEHGYITQEDLQEKYGYTHGPRAAKDVRDKGIPLETFRVKSSNGRSIGAYRFGDFSKVRNGVLGGRKVFSKEFKKELLDISGEKCNICHTCYEERYLQIDHRVPYEVSGDEKDFNDTKKYMLVCGTCNRQKSWSCEHCENWNNEKDPDVCKTCYWGSPEKYKHIALREMRRVNLVFERDEIELYKKLKKGAEKDSYPIDEYIKNILRSK; encoded by the coding sequence GTGAACAAAGAAGATTTGAGTCCGGAGTTTTTGGAGTTGCTGAAAAGCGTTACAGAAAAAAGACCCAAACAGGTAATTGATCACATTTTAGAACACGGATATATAACTCAAGAAGACTTACAGGAGAAATATGGTTATACACACGGTCCAAGGGCTGCGAAGGATGTTCGAGATAAAGGAATTCCACTTGAGACATTTCGTGTTAAAAGTTCAAATGGTCGTAGTATAGGAGCTTACCGTTTTGGCGACTTCTCAAAAGTTCGAAATGGGGTTTTAGGTGGCAGGAAAGTCTTTTCAAAGGAATTTAAAAAAGAATTACTCGATATTTCGGGGGAAAAGTGCAATATTTGTCATACATGTTATGAAGAGCGTTACCTCCAAATAGATCATCGAGTACCATATGAGGTAAGTGGGGATGAAAAGGACTTTAATGATACGAAAAAATACATGTTGGTCTGTGGTACCTGTAATCGTCAGAAATCATGGTCTTGCGAACACTGTGAGAACTGGAATAATGAAAAAGACCCAGATGTTTGCAAAACTTGTTACTGGGGATCTCCCGAGAAATATAAACATATCGCACTAAGGGAAATGAGAAGAGTGAACTTAGTTTTCGAAAGAGATGAAATAGAATTATATAAAAAGTTGAAGAAAGGTGCCGAAAAAGATTCGTACCCTATTGATGAGTATATAAAAAATATATTGAGGAGCAAATAA
- the istB gene encoding IS21-like element helper ATPase IstB has translation MIELEQVRARLEDLGIHQGAAALDACLERATREQPTYIGFLNDLLGQEITQRQQRNLEVRTKLAHLPYRKKFDEFDFSFQPSIDERLIRELATMSFATRTENILFLGPPGVGKSHLSVALAMEAITHGLSVYFVTLSHLIEDLRKAHEENRLDKRLRVYTRPKLLLIDEVGYLPMDRVAANLFFQVISARYERGSIIMTSNKNFWEWGELIGDSILATAILDRLLHHAHIVNIRGNSYRLREKMKSGAYGMPKSVDQ, from the coding sequence ATGATCGAGTTGGAACAAGTCCGCGCTCGACTTGAAGATCTCGGAATCCATCAAGGGGCTGCCGCCTTGGATGCTTGCCTCGAACGTGCAACGCGAGAGCAACCTACCTATATCGGATTCCTGAATGACCTTCTGGGTCAAGAGATCACACAACGTCAGCAACGTAACTTAGAGGTGCGTACCAAACTTGCCCACCTCCCCTATCGCAAGAAATTTGACGAATTTGATTTTTCATTTCAGCCAAGCATTGATGAACGGCTGATACGTGAACTAGCCACCATGAGCTTTGCAACACGCACAGAAAACATCCTCTTCCTTGGGCCGCCAGGCGTCGGCAAAAGCCATCTGTCGGTGGCGTTAGCTATGGAAGCGATCACTCATGGTCTATCCGTATATTTCGTCACGCTTTCGCATCTCATTGAAGACCTACGTAAAGCGCACGAGGAAAACCGATTAGACAAGCGTCTACGAGTGTATACTCGGCCCAAACTCCTTCTCATCGATGAGGTGGGCTATCTGCCGATGGATCGAGTGGCAGCGAATCTCTTCTTTCAAGTGATTAGTGCTCGATACGAACGTGGGAGCATCATTATGACGAGTAACAAGAACTTTTGGGAATGGGGAGAGCTTATCGGGGATTCGATACTAGCCACAGCGATTCTCGACCGTCTACTACACCATGCTCACATCGTGAATATTCGTGGGAACAGCTATCGCCTACGGGAAAAGATGAAGTCTGGTGCTTACGGGATGCCAAAGAGTGTGGACCAATAA
- a CDS encoding MBL fold metallo-hydrolase — MRFSVLCSGSTGNSIFVETDQTKILIDAGVSGKQITSSLQEIGVDANDLDALLVTHEHSDHVRGVGVMARKCKSLDVYATAGTWTGMQKHVGDIAEGKRHVFGVDDALDFGDLRIEPFPISHDANDPVGFCFYSGTSKLALATDLGYASSRVKQSIQGADALIFEANHDTEMLRIGPYPWSVKKRILGDKGHLSNETAGDVLSEVLCGDSKDVYLAHLSPDNNMPEIAEITVRGVLTQNGYDVGKDVVLHDTYRDKPTPLKTIKRM, encoded by the coding sequence ATTCGCTTTAGCGTGTTATGCAGTGGCAGTACGGGGAACTCCATCTTTGTTGAAACCGACCAGACCAAAATCTTGATCGATGCCGGCGTTTCCGGCAAGCAGATCACGTCCTCGCTGCAGGAGATCGGCGTTGATGCGAACGATCTCGACGCGCTGCTCGTCACCCACGAGCATTCTGACCACGTGCGCGGCGTCGGCGTCATGGCCCGCAAATGCAAAAGCCTCGACGTCTACGCGACGGCCGGGACGTGGACCGGCATGCAAAAGCATGTCGGCGACATCGCCGAAGGGAAGCGCCACGTGTTTGGCGTGGACGACGCGCTCGATTTTGGCGACTTGCGCATCGAGCCGTTCCCGATCTCGCACGACGCGAACGACCCGGTCGGCTTTTGCTTCTACAGCGGCACGAGCAAGCTCGCCTTGGCGACCGACCTCGGCTATGCGAGCAGCCGCGTCAAACAGTCGATCCAAGGCGCCGACGCGCTGATCTTCGAAGCCAACCATGACACCGAGATGCTGCGCATCGGGCCGTACCCGTGGAGCGTGAAAAAGCGCATCCTCGGCGACAAAGGGCACCTCTCCAACGAGACGGCGGGCGATGTGCTGTCCGAAGTGCTCTGCGGCGATTCGAAAGACGTCTACCTGGCGCACTTGAGCCCCGACAACAACATGCCGGAGATCGCCGAGATCACCGTGCGCGGCGTGTTGACGCAAAACGGCTACGACGTCGGCAAGGACGTTGTGCTCCACGACACCTACCGTGACAAACCGACGCCGCTGAAGACGATCAAGCGGATGTAG
- a CDS encoding trypsin-like peptidase domain-containing protein has translation MGYYDDFDTKPKKSNKGNFGTWIAVSLVSALIGSATTVALVPTMIKSNVIETKSAFADNGNNTTSGAKETINVNVQTGVVEAVNKVKPAVVGVLNLQKSRDFFGRSTDEQTAGTGSGILFDDKGHIITNNHVVEGADTVEVSLQDGKRIKAKVLGADAMTDLAVLEVDPNDVKDITPAKFGNSESLNIGEPAIAIGNPLGLKFAQSVTVGVISATKREMPIYDQAGNEVFTQNVLQTDAAINPGNSGGALVNIKGELIGINSAKISSTGVEGIGFAIPINEADPILQQLMEKGEIVRPVMGISPVALSEVPEGYRSGVPVEAGIYVYQAHENAKKAGLAAGDVIVKIEGEKVEDPIQLRKILYKKKPGDKIKVEFYRNKELKTVEMTLSKPE, from the coding sequence ATGGGGTACTATGATGATTTCGATACAAAGCCGAAGAAAAGCAACAAAGGCAACTTTGGCACCTGGATCGCCGTATCGCTCGTGTCTGCCCTGATCGGCTCGGCGACCACCGTCGCGCTGGTTCCGACGATGATCAAGTCGAACGTGATTGAAACCAAATCCGCTTTTGCAGATAACGGCAACAACACGACGAGCGGCGCGAAAGAAACGATAAACGTCAACGTCCAGACCGGCGTTGTCGAAGCGGTCAACAAAGTCAAGCCGGCGGTGGTCGGCGTGTTGAACCTGCAGAAGAGCCGCGACTTCTTCGGCCGCAGCACCGACGAGCAGACGGCCGGCACCGGCTCGGGCATTCTGTTTGACGACAAAGGCCACATCATCACCAACAACCACGTTGTCGAAGGGGCGGATACGGTCGAAGTGTCCCTCCAAGACGGCAAGCGGATCAAAGCGAAAGTGCTGGGCGCCGACGCGATGACCGACCTGGCCGTGCTGGAAGTCGACCCGAACGATGTCAAAGACATCACCCCGGCGAAATTCGGCAACTCCGAGTCCCTGAACATCGGCGAACCGGCGATCGCGATCGGCAACCCGCTGGGCCTGAAGTTCGCCCAATCGGTCACCGTCGGCGTCATCTCGGCGACCAAGCGTGAAATGCCGATCTACGACCAGGCGGGCAACGAAGTGTTCACGCAGAACGTGCTGCAGACCGACGCGGCGATCAACCCGGGCAACTCCGGCGGCGCGCTGGTCAACATCAAAGGCGAGCTGATCGGCATCAACTCCGCGAAGATCTCGTCGACCGGCGTTGAAGGGATTGGATTTGCGATCCCGATCAACGAAGCCGACCCGATCCTGCAGCAGCTGATGGAAAAAGGCGAGATCGTGCGCCCGGTGATGGGCATCTCCCCGGTCGCGCTGTCCGAGGTCCCGGAAGGCTACCGCAGCGGCGTGCCGGTCGAAGCGGGCATCTACGTGTACCAAGCGCATGAAAACGCGAAAAAGGCAGGCCTCGCAGCGGGCGACGTCATCGTGAAAATCGAAGGCGAAAAGGTGGAAGACCCGATCCAGCTGCGCAAGATCCTCTACAAGAAGAAGCCGGGCGACAAGATCAAGGTCGAGTTCTACCGCAACAAAGAGCTGAAGACTGTGGAAATGACCCTGTCCAAACCCGAATAA
- the yycH gene encoding two-component system activity regulator YycH — MKEKLKTLLLTVLVITSLLLSLGIWSITPQYEAIDGPQFASNTAISDPSFERTLNNVLGPRSILLHGGEEKHQVLFPGQSGYESGMELLTLATFFDIKLATGFQDDDWKKLISTGPSLQYDFDAVVPITLLNESELLHFTSRLEPFMNVKTFYLFPSGGNEFRAVFVANADMIYSASVVLPQEPFKRLFEAEKEAPLYKLYGTALLHHFYLPILKPKVYSYSIDVNRGIETERLVDSFFLDKSLTRRVVERAGSEIVTDGNRIVRIDALGQLIQYRNLNLEESRFNQLEEDTGIPNALDFANAHGGFVGSVAVHQVRSIRPTEMVGRQFEFRPLVEGLPVIGDLSSVAVQVVNNDVAAMRRSPLLTGAKPVRGPLITVLSGAEVIALVEQNALLKTNRVTDIYLAYLMGDLRGDAAQLRPVWVVEQAGDYREGIFDAVTGEELRSEEGTIRGLE; from the coding sequence GTGAAAGAAAAACTGAAAACGCTGCTCCTCACCGTGCTTGTCATCACCTCGCTGCTTCTGTCGCTTGGCATCTGGAGCATCACGCCGCAGTATGAAGCGATCGACGGTCCGCAGTTTGCGTCGAACACGGCGATCTCCGACCCGAGCTTTGAGCGCACGCTGAACAACGTGCTCGGCCCGCGCTCGATCTTGCTGCACGGCGGGGAGGAGAAGCATCAGGTTTTATTTCCTGGGCAATCAGGCTATGAGTCGGGGATGGAACTGCTGACGCTGGCCACATTTTTCGACATCAAGCTCGCCACAGGCTTCCAGGACGATGACTGGAAGAAGCTGATCAGCACCGGTCCGAGCCTGCAATATGATTTCGATGCGGTGGTGCCGATCACGCTGCTCAACGAGTCGGAGCTCCTGCACTTCACTTCGCGGCTGGAGCCGTTCATGAACGTGAAGACGTTCTACCTGTTCCCGAGTGGCGGCAACGAATTCCGGGCTGTCTTTGTGGCCAATGCCGACATGATCTACAGCGCCAGCGTCGTGCTGCCGCAAGAGCCGTTCAAGCGCCTGTTCGAAGCGGAAAAAGAGGCGCCGCTCTACAAGCTGTACGGCACGGCGCTGTTGCACCATTTTTACCTGCCGATCCTCAAGCCGAAAGTGTACAGCTACTCGATCGACGTCAACCGCGGGATCGAGACGGAGCGGCTGGTCGATTCCTTCTTCCTCGACAAGTCGCTGACCCGCCGCGTCGTCGAGCGGGCCGGCTCCGAGATCGTCACCGACGGCAACCGCATCGTGCGCATCGACGCGCTCGGGCAGCTGATCCAATACCGCAACTTGAACTTGGAGGAGTCGCGCTTCAACCAGTTGGAAGAAGACACGGGGATTCCGAACGCGCTCGACTTCGCCAACGCGCACGGCGGCTTTGTGGGCAGCGTCGCGGTCCATCAGGTGCGTTCGATCCGGCCGACCGAGATGGTCGGACGCCAATTTGAGTTCCGTCCGCTCGTCGAAGGGTTGCCGGTGATCGGCGATCTGTCATCCGTCGCGGTGCAGGTCGTCAACAACGATGTGGCGGCGATGCGCCGCTCCCCGCTGCTGACCGGCGCGAAACCGGTGCGCGGGCCGCTGATCACAGTCTTGTCCGGCGCCGAAGTGATCGCCTTGGTGGAACAGAACGCCTTGCTCAAGACCAACCGCGTGACCGACATCTACCTGGCCTACCTGATGGGCGACCTGCGCGGCGATGCTGCGCAATTGCGTCCGGTGTGGGTCGTGGAGCAGGCCGGGGATTACCGCGAAGGGATCTTCGATGCGGTGACGGGCGAAGAGTTGCGCAGTGAGGAGGGGACGATTCGTGGATTGGAGTAA
- a CDS encoding CxxH/CxxC protein: protein MYVVCKEHVEMALDDFVEEYEGQAPDVHKLDDLSFTAWQAPAKCEYCDQHPKYLVV, encoded by the coding sequence ATGTACGTGGTGTGCAAAGAACATGTGGAAATGGCGCTCGATGATTTCGTCGAAGAATACGAAGGCCAAGCCCCCGACGTTCACAAGCTGGACGACCTCTCCTTCACCGCCTGGCAAGCCCCGGCGAAGTGCGAATACTGCGACCAGCACCCGAAGTATTTAGTGGTGTAG